From one Dermacentor silvarum isolate Dsil-2018 chromosome 3, BIME_Dsil_1.4, whole genome shotgun sequence genomic stretch:
- the LOC119444678 gene encoding uncharacterized protein K02A2.6-like: MPVSSQDIARTTARDPLLCKVIDCINVGWPASVTENDLKPFFDRRNELTVHQGCIMFGMRVIVPAKLRNLLLDELHEGHPGIVRSKQLARSYVWWPSIEADLEHRVKACVSCQEQRCEPCKAPLHPWSWPTAPWQRVHIDFAGPFLHAMFLVVVDAHSKWPEVFVMHSTTSEATVDRLRELFARFGFPETIVTDNGPQFTSEEFKLFVKELGCRHVLTAPYHPSSNGLAERFIQTLKNALRKSSGADTLQLRLHKFLLNYRNSPHSTTNESPANLLLGRRLRNQLDVVKPAVGGRVAYNQFKQSVARPRRDRHIAVGDQVMARNYRGRPNWVPGVVVEQSGPVSFNVRATTPRGSFTWRRHKDQLLVRTTDPDREASDQEGYEFLAFPPSVDPVTSSAPTTSGPAASQEIQTAGARRYPTRDRRPPDRYQAGV; encoded by the coding sequence ATGCCAGTTTCAAGCCAGGACATTGCTCGAACAACAGCTCGGGACCCCTTGCTTTGTAAAGTGATAGATTGCATAAATGTGGGGTGGCCGGCGTCTGTGACTGAAAACGATTTGAAGCCTTTTTTTGACAGACGCAACGAGCTCACAGTTCACCAAGGCTGCATCATGTTCGGGATGCGAGTGATCGTGCCGGCAAAGTTGCGCAACTTGCTGCTGGACGAACTCCACGAAGGGCACCCAGGCATCGTGCGCAGCAAGCAACTGGCGCGCAGCTACGTGTGGTGGCCGTCCATCGAGGCGGACCTCGAGCATCGTGTCAAGGCCTGCGTAAGTTGTCAAGAACAACGTTGCGAGCCATGCAAAGCGCCCCTGCATCCTTGGTCTTGGCCGACAGCACCATGGCAGCGCGTACATATAGATTTTGCTGGCCCCTTTCTGCACGCAATGTTTCTTGTAGTCGTGGACGCGCACTCCAAGTGGCCGGAAGTGTTTGTTATGCACTCGACTACGTCGGAGGCTACAGTTGACAGATTGAGAGAGCTGTTTGCACGGTTTGGTTTCCCAGAAACCATTGTCACTGATAACGGCCCGCAGTTTACTTCCGAAGAGTTCAAGCTTTTTGTAAAAGAATTGGGCTGTCGTCACGTGCTTACAGCACCGTATCATCCCAGCTCAAATGGGCTTGCAGAGCGTTTTATTCAGACACTTAAAAACGCTCTTCGTAAATCTAGCGGAGCGGACACATTACAACTGAGGCTTCACAAGTTTTTGCTTAACTATCGCAACTCGCCCCATTCGACAACAAATGAGTCACCAGCAAACTTGTTACTAGGACGACGGCTGCGAAATCAACTCGATGTTGTCAAGCCAGCGGTGGGAGGAAGGGTTGCATATAATCAGTTCAAGCAATCCGTGGCTCgcccacgtcgtgatcgtcacaTAGCAGTCGGTGACCAAGTGATGGCTCGCAATTATCGAGGCAGACCAAACTGGGTCCCTGGTGTTGTTGTGGAGCAGTCCGGCCCTGTGTCTTTTAACGTTCGTGCTACCACACCCAGAGGCAGTTTCACCTGGCGTCGTCACAAGGACCAGCTGCTCGTGCGGACCACGGATCCGGACCGCGAGGCATCTGACCAAGAGGGGTACGAGTTCCTGGCGTTTCCACCAAGCGTCGACCCAGTTACATCCTCCGCTCCTACCACCAGTGGTCCTGCCGCTTCGCAAGAGATCCAGACGGCGGGTGCAAGACGCTACCCGACTAGAGACCGTCGACCACCGGACAGATATCAAGCTGGAGTTTAG
- the LOC125943947 gene encoding uncharacterized protein LOC125943947, whose amino-acid sequence MTGAEAAVTHFAGRLGQLEPFDESASDWASYEERLTSFLIVNRVPDGDKVHAFLSIIGPKTYGLLKSLTAPELPSTKSFEDLKKVLSDHLSPKPSVIGERAKFHRRCQREGESLSSYVAELRKLSQTCEFGSALDESLRDRFVCGLLREDIQRVLFTEDSKLTFQKAVERALAMEAAKKSAAEARGTDAAVGDVHKVQAETQKTCKSCFRCGSPKHTSEACPHLDATCFSCNKKGHIQRACRSSGKTFSKKKQTKKNVKMLTVVARKASTLSLNGVSAAQSDPVTVQMTIDGVLVNMELDTGAAVSVMSKTQFRQLFPSAVLEPTTVKLRTYTGALVRPQGVSSVNVQHGDHSAILPLYVVDHKGPPLLGREWLHAVRLEWAKIWNLNNITRTFATSDTESAHKAYRQRRRRLTHSSRLQPLKTGSSCSRSWESSISTASSFLT is encoded by the exons ATGACTGGGGCCGAGGCAGCAGTGACGCACTTCGCTGGGCGACTGGGCCAGCTGGAACCCTTTGACGAGTCCGCCAGCGATTGGGCTTCGTACGAAGAGCGGCTTACGTCGTTCCTGATTGTAAACCGAGTACCCGACGGCGACAAGGTACACGCCTTTTTGAGCATTATCGGTCCGAAGACCTACGGGTTGTTGAAGTCATTAACAGCTCCAGAACTGCCTTCTACGAAGAGTTTCGAAGACCTCAAGAAAGTTTTGAGCGACCACCTGTCCCCGAAGCCGTCCGTCATTGGAGAACGGGCCAAGTTTCACCGGAGGTGTCAACGAGAAGGCGAGTCCTTATCTAGTTATGTTGCCGAGCTTCGTAAACTGTCGCAAACGTGCGAGTTTGGAAGCGCCCTTGACGAGTCCCTTCGGGACCGCTTCGTGTGCGGCCTGCTACGAGAAGACATTCAGCGAGTGCTTTTCACGGAAGATAGCAAGCTTACGTTCCAGAAAGCGGTGGAGCGAGCTCTGGCAATGGAAGCGGCTAAGAAGAGTGCTGCTGAGGCACGCGGCACCGACGCCGCAGTCGGCGATGTGCACAAGGTGCAAGCAGAGAcgcagaaaacatgcaaaagctgTTTTCGCTGTGGCTCGCCAAAACACACGAGTGAAGCATGCCCTCACTTGGACGCAACCTGTTTCAGTTGCAACAAGAAAGGGCATATCCAGAGAGCCTGCCGAAGCAGTGGTAAGACTTTTTCTAAGAAAAAGCAGACGAAAAAGAATGTGAAGATGCTGACGGTTGTGGCGCGGAAAGCTTCGACCCTCAGTCTAAACGGCGTGTCGGCAGCTCAGAGCGACCCTGTCACCGTGCAGATGACCATCGACGGCGTCTTGGTGAACATGGAGCTAGACACGGGAGCGGCTGTTTCCGTCATGTCAAAGACGCAGTTCCGTCAGCTCTTTCCTTCGGCTGTACTGGAGCCTACGACAGTTAAACTTCGTACCTACACAGGAGCACTGGTACGACCCCAGGGAGTCTCTTCGGTCAACGTGCAGCACGGCGACCATTCTGCAATTCTCCCACTCTACGTCGTAGACCACAAGGGACCACCTCTACTGGGCCGGGAGTGGCTGCACGCCGTCCGGCTGGAGTGGGCGAAAATCTGGAACCTGAACAACATTACAAG GACCTTTGCTACCTCGGACACAGAATCAGCGCACAAGGCATATCGGCAACGACGGAGAAGGTTGACGCACTCCTCAAGGCTCCAGCCCCTAAAGACAGGCAGCAGCTGCAGTCGTTCCTGGGAGTCGTCAATTTCTACGGCAAGTTCCTTCCTAACCTAG